In the Deferrivibrio essentukiensis genome, one interval contains:
- a CDS encoding PTS sugar transporter subunit IIA: protein MVISEIVEKNDIIFLDGDFTKDDIFKKFSEIFVERGKIKNFDEVYNSLLEREKLGSTAVGEEIAIPHAKFKDIDNTCIVISISKNGILFDAPDKLPVKVFFVVLSPESNIAGHLKTLAKISRLAKLTDFKNRAVNATNAEEVLKILVEEESKV, encoded by the coding sequence ATGGTGATATCAGAAATAGTAGAAAAAAATGATATAATTTTTCTTGATGGTGATTTTACAAAAGATGATATTTTTAAAAAATTTTCGGAGATTTTTGTAGAAAGAGGGAAAATTAAGAATTTTGATGAAGTTTATAACTCTTTGCTTGAAAGGGAAAAATTAGGAAGTACTGCCGTGGGGGAAGAGATTGCTATCCCCCACGCAAAGTTTAAGGATATTGACAACACATGTATAGTCATTTCCATATCTAAAAATGGTATTTTATTTGATGCTCCCGATAAGCTGCCTGTGAAAGTTTTTTTCGTAGTTTTGTCACCTGAATCAAATATAGCCGGGCACTTAAAAACATTGGCAAAAATATCAAGACTTGCAAAACTGACTGATTTTAAAAATAGGGCTGTTAATGCCACAAATGCTGAAGAAGTATTGAAAATATTGGTCGAAGAGGAAAGTAAAGTGTAA
- the hpf gene encoding ribosome hibernation-promoting factor, HPF/YfiA family: MNIQITVKNVELTDAIRSYVEKKVSKVKKYFDQVVDVHVVLDVQKNVHMAEILVNAKGVFLKGIEKSEDLYASIDLAIDKIERQLVKYKEKLKSKKLIDKKFEVPLKLDVYESESFDDKPVSIITKEIPVKPMDIEEAVMQMDLLNKNFFVFRNAKNSEVNVVYRRDDGNIGLIQP, encoded by the coding sequence ATGAATATTCAGATTACAGTAAAAAATGTCGAGCTTACGGATGCTATTAGAAGTTATGTTGAAAAAAAAGTTTCAAAAGTAAAGAAGTATTTTGACCAGGTGGTTGATGTACATGTTGTGTTGGATGTTCAAAAGAATGTTCACATGGCTGAAATTCTAGTTAATGCTAAAGGAGTATTTTTAAAAGGTATCGAGAAGTCAGAAGATTTATATGCTTCAATAGATTTGGCTATCGATAAAATAGAAAGACAGCTTGTTAAGTATAAAGAGAAGCTGAAGTCTAAAAAACTCATTGATAAAAAGTTTGAAGTACCTTTGAAGTTGGACGTTTATGAAAGTGAAAGCTTCGATGATAAACCTGTTTCAATTATTACAAAAGAGATACCTGTTAAGCCTATGGATATTGAAGAGGCTGTTATGCAAATGGATTTGTTGAATAAAAATTTCTTTGTTTTCAGAAATGCCAAAAACTCTGAAGTTAATGTTGTTTACAGAAGGGATGACGGAAATATAGGCTTAATTCAGCCATAG
- the rpoN gene encoding RNA polymerase factor sigma-54, whose product MNKMKINLETKLGQKLLITPQMKQSLKILQMPYMELITELNNVLEENPVLEEVEVQEVKEDKNTDEFLRELQKVDWQDYFSDISESLSYVPDDEDSVNFDKFIGKKENLYEHLLFQLNILGLDDYLLDIGKYIIGNIDENGYLTISVSEIVSYFNGDEESVLKVLSLIREFDPSGVGSVSLVECLLKQLEHMGVDPIDIEIAEIILKECYEEIAFGNHKMVAEKLGLSEEYVGEIIDFIKRTDPKPGLKFSSEGKFVVPDVYILEKDGKYEAVLNEDEVPAIKLNSYYIKMLKGDTLDSTSREFIEDKVKNAIWFIKSMNQRKKAILKVVEALIKHQKDFLDKGLKFIKPLKLKDIAHETGLHESTVSRVTSNKYAMCKYGVIELKSFFMKGLSGHDGSEISVSKIKDLINDLIEQEPKDEPYSDQKIVEILSKKGIKIARRTVAKYRDELNIPGTSVRKKMRR is encoded by the coding sequence ATGAATAAAATGAAAATAAATCTGGAGACAAAATTAGGGCAAAAGCTTCTGATTACCCCCCAGATGAAACAATCATTAAAAATCTTGCAAATGCCATATATGGAGCTAATTACCGAATTGAATAATGTGTTGGAAGAAAACCCTGTCCTTGAAGAAGTTGAAGTGCAAGAGGTTAAGGAAGATAAAAATACAGATGAGTTTTTAAGGGAGTTGCAAAAGGTTGACTGGCAGGATTATTTTAGTGATATTTCAGAAAGTTTGTCTTATGTTCCAGATGATGAAGATTCTGTCAATTTTGACAAATTCATAGGGAAGAAAGAAAATCTGTACGAGCATTTACTTTTTCAGTTGAATATTTTAGGACTGGATGATTATTTACTTGATATAGGCAAATACATAATTGGCAATATTGATGAAAATGGATATCTTACGATTTCCGTAAGTGAGATAGTTAGTTATTTTAACGGTGATGAAGAAAGTGTATTGAAAGTTTTGTCTTTGATTAGAGAATTTGACCCTTCCGGGGTTGGCAGTGTTAGTTTAGTGGAATGTTTACTAAAGCAATTGGAGCACATGGGGGTTGACCCTATTGATATTGAAATAGCTGAAATTATCCTGAAAGAATGCTATGAGGAGATTGCTTTTGGCAATCATAAAATGGTTGCAGAAAAGTTGGGGCTTAGTGAAGAGTATGTTGGAGAAATTATTGATTTTATAAAAAGGACTGACCCTAAACCGGGGCTTAAATTTTCTTCTGAAGGAAAGTTTGTAGTGCCTGATGTTTATATTTTAGAAAAGGACGGTAAATATGAAGCTGTTTTAAATGAAGATGAAGTGCCGGCTATAAAGCTAAACAGCTATTATATAAAAATGCTTAAAGGGGACACTCTTGACTCTACTTCAAGAGAGTTTATTGAAGATAAGGTAAAAAACGCTATCTGGTTTATAAAAAGCATGAATCAGAGGAAAAAGGCAATATTAAAGGTCGTAGAGGCTCTTATAAAACATCAAAAGGATTTTTTGGATAAAGGGTTAAAGTTTATAAAGCCGTTAAAGTTGAAAGATATCGCTCATGAAACGGGGCTTCATGAATCAACTGTAAGTAGAGTTACATCAAATAAATATGCGATGTGCAAATACGGTGTTATTGAACTTAAATCATTTTTTATGAAAGGGCTTTCTGGACACGACGGAAGCGAGATAAGTGTTTCTAAAATAAAAGATTTGATAAATGATTTGATAGAACAAGAACCCAAAGACGAGCCTTACTCTGACCAGAAAATTGTGGAAATTTTGTCAAAAAAAGGTATAAAGATTGCTAGAAGGACTGTAGCAAAGTATAGGGATGAGCTAAATATCCCAGGTACATCAGTGAGAAAAAAAATGAGGAGGTAG
- the lptB gene encoding LPS export ABC transporter ATP-binding protein produces MELRTNELIKRYKDRNVVDGVSLKVREGEIVGLLGPNGAGKTTTFYMVVGIVRPDSGDVYLDDKKITNLPIHERAKYGIGYLPQEASIFRKLTVEENILSALQIIKYPKNSIKERCNELIDEFGLEKVRKSYGYALSGGERRRVEIARCLAVNPKYILLDEPFAGIDPISVTDIQNMVFTLKKRGIGVLITDHNVRETLKITDRSYIVFEGKVLAEGDKEHIINHREVVNRYLGEGFTLQ; encoded by the coding sequence ATGGAACTAAGAACTAATGAGTTGATAAAAAGATATAAAGATAGAAATGTTGTTGACGGGGTGAGTCTTAAAGTTAGGGAAGGTGAGATTGTCGGCTTGCTTGGTCCGAATGGAGCGGGGAAAACTACCACTTTTTATATGGTAGTGGGTATTGTACGCCCTGATTCCGGAGATGTTTATTTGGATGACAAAAAAATTACAAATTTACCGATACATGAAAGGGCAAAATATGGGATAGGTTATCTTCCTCAAGAGGCTTCCATTTTTAGAAAGTTAACTGTTGAAGAGAATATTTTATCCGCACTTCAGATAATAAAATATCCAAAAAATTCTATAAAAGAGCGGTGTAATGAACTTATTGACGAATTTGGGCTTGAAAAGGTTAGGAAATCTTACGGTTATGCACTCAGCGGGGGTGAAAGGAGAAGGGTTGAAATAGCCAGATGTCTGGCGGTCAATCCTAAATATATTTTACTTGATGAGCCATTTGCCGGTATTGACCCTATTTCGGTTACCGATATACAAAATATGGTTTTTACTCTTAAGAAGAGAGGGATAGGAGTGCTAATTACAGACCACAATGTCAGAGAGACATTGAAAATTACTGACAGAAGTTATATCGTATTTGAAGGGAAAGTGTTGGCAGAAGGGGATAAAGAGCATATAATCAACCATCGGGAAGTTGTAAACAGATATTTAGGCGAGGGGTTTACTTTGCAATGA